CCCAAATCGCGTATATAGGCTCGCCGAGCCGCATCTCCGCATGAAACACGACGTGTATATGGACCTCCCATTGATCATCAGCTGCCCGAGCGAGCGGGTCAGCGATGCCACGTGACGCAGTGCCATTGCACCTGTGGCCGGGGTACGATCCGACACAATACCGAGCCTTCTACGCGCTTACACAACTCATATACCGCAAACTACCACCCTGTTTGAATATGCATGTAGCTTCTCGGCTACAATGCGTAAACGCAGAGGCTACTCCCGTGCTCTGTGAGCACATCAGATTCCTCCGACACGCATGGAGATTACAGGGCGAAAGCGCTCGTACCGGCTCCTATAAGCGCTTAGTTTCCGCCCTTTCTGAGTTCAGTCGTGGAAGGCGGTGTCGCGCTTCAATTGCGGCAGTGACGCCACACACTCGCACGCCACGGGACCAGATTCCGCTCCATTCCGGCACAGTGCCCGCGATTTCGCCAATAAATGTGGACGCCTACTACTCTGCTGAAATCGGGGAGCACCGCTCTCGGAGTACGACTTTAGGGCGGAGAGAGCCGCTGCCTGGCAGGCGCCAGTCTAACGTAGTCCTGACGAGATGAAGCTCGACCCGTCGCACTTCAGCCACCTGGGCAACACGGAGTTCCGTGTGCTCACGGCGATCGAGCTCGGTATGCGCAACCACGAGTACATCCCGCTGAAGCTGATCACCGCGACCGCCAACCTGCGGTCCTGCGGGATGTCTAACGTGCTGGCTTCCCTGGCGAAAGCGAAGCTCATCGTGCACTGCAACGAGAGCTACGACGGCTATAAGCTGACCTTCCTCGGGCTGGACTACCTGGCGCTCCGCgcgctgctgaagcgcGGCGTCATCAGCGCCGTTGGCAGGCGCATCGGCGTCGGCAAGGAGGCCGACGTCCACCTCTGCACGGACGCCGAAGGCAACCTGCTGGTGCTGAAGCTGCATCGCCTGGGTGGGTTTTCACAGCCGCGTTGCTAATTCTGCCGCGCAGGCCGCGTCTCGTTCCGCGCCGTCAAGCACAAGCGGGACTACATGGGCAAGCGGAGGCACGCCAGCTGGATGTACATGTCGCAGCTGGCTGCGAAGAAGGAGTACTCCTACCTGTCTGCGCTGTGGGAGGAGAACTTCCCCGTGCCGCAGCCCCTGGACATAAATCGCCATGTTATCGCAATGAAGTTCGTCGACGGCGTGCCCCTGTCGCAGGTGAGTGCCCGCGGCGGCCGTCTCATGTGCGGCAGGTTCGCGAGATGGCGGAGCCCAAACGCGTTCTGCACATGCTAATGAAGCTTATCGTGCGGCTGGCCCGCGTGGGCATCATACACGGCGACTTCAACGGGTTCAACCTTATGATCAGCGAGGACGGGAAGCAGGTCACCGTCATCGACTTCCCGCAGGTGGTGTCGGTGACGCACGAGGACGCTGAATTCTACTTCGACCGCGACGTCGAATGCGTTCGCGAGATGTTCCGCAAGAAGTTCAAGATGGACGTTTTCGAATACCCGAGGTGAGATGCCAACGATAGGCGCGTGTAACGGCTCGCAGGTTCGCCGACGTGGTCCCGAAAACCGACGACCCGAACTCCTGCGGGCGCCTGAAGCTCAAGGTCGTGATTGACAAGGTCGATGACGGCATTCTGAGCGAGATTTT
This genomic stretch from Babesia bigemina genome assembly Bbig001, chromosome : III harbors:
- a CDS encoding RIO1 family protein, putative encodes the protein MKLDPSHFSHLGNTEFRVLTAIELGMRNHEYIPLKLITATANLRSCGMSNVLASLAKAKLIVHCNESYDGYKLTFLGLDYLALRALLKRGVISAVGRRIGVGKEADVHLCTDAEGNLLVLKLHRLGRVSFRAVKHKRDYMGKRRHASWMYMSQLAAKKEYSYLSALWEENFPVPQPLDINRHVIAMKFVDGVPLSQVREMAEPKRVLHMLMKLIVRLARVGIIHGDFNGFNLMISEDGKQVTVIDFPQVVSVTHEDAEFYFDRDVECVREMFRKKFKMDVFEYPRFADVVPKTDDPNSCGRLKLKVVIDKVDDGILSEILQHLRQEEIVKQAESDPQQISAQMEKLSLKPGDAEKDGDEDDESESDSDYRSSDDDDPAGSPRLSESPGSSEADNAEKCGYDTDDEAEDDNDQDAESSANSSVTEDSTPEDSSDVESDPADGGVEEDEDSSDSGYDTDDERDPGEADGTRAEKSKPIQIWTPHVKRINASAYGHRINTRARNKAKAETKKGHKQRKQLTEANLAVKGGGVW